The following proteins are co-located in the Pseudomonas cavernae genome:
- the urtD gene encoding urea ABC transporter ATP-binding protein UrtD, which translates to MRVTATPEFILEPAYNPNRDAGTGRDALGLGSRVEPGLDVRHGTILTLEDISVSFDGFKALNALNLYIGVGELRCIIGPNGAGKTTLMDVITGKTRPGSGQAWFGETLDLTQLSEVEIAQAGIGRKFQKPTVFEALSVFENLELAQKTDKSVWASLRARLSGQQKDRIEEVLATIRLENARHRSAGLLSHGQKQSLEIGMLLMQDPQLLLLDEPVAGMTDAETEFTAELFRSLAGQHSLMVVEHDMGFVGSIADHVTVLHQGSVLAEGSLEEVQGNERVIEVYLGR; encoded by the coding sequence ATGAGAGTCACCGCCACCCCGGAATTCATACTCGAACCGGCCTACAACCCGAATCGCGACGCCGGCACCGGCCGCGACGCGCTGGGCCTCGGCAGCCGCGTCGAGCCGGGCCTAGACGTGCGCCACGGCACCATTCTTACGCTGGAAGATATCAGCGTCAGCTTCGACGGCTTCAAGGCGCTCAACGCGCTGAACCTGTATATCGGCGTCGGCGAGTTGCGCTGCATCATCGGCCCCAACGGCGCCGGCAAGACCACGCTGATGGACGTGATAACCGGCAAGACCCGCCCGGGCAGCGGCCAGGCCTGGTTCGGTGAAACCCTCGACCTCACCCAGCTGAGCGAGGTCGAGATCGCCCAGGCCGGCATCGGCCGCAAGTTCCAGAAGCCCACGGTGTTCGAGGCACTCAGCGTGTTCGAGAACCTCGAACTGGCGCAGAAGACCGACAAGTCGGTGTGGGCCAGCCTGCGCGCCCGGCTCAGCGGACAACAGAAGGACCGCATCGAGGAGGTGCTCGCCACCATCCGCCTGGAGAACGCCCGCCATCGCAGCGCCGGCCTGCTCTCCCACGGCCAGAAGCAGTCCCTCGAGATCGGCATGCTGCTGATGCAGGACCCGCAACTGCTGCTGCTCGACGAGCCGGTGGCGGGCATGACCGACGCCGAGACCGAGTTCACCGCCGAGCTGTTCAGGTCGCTCGCCGGCCAGCATTCGCTGATGGTGGTGGAACACGACATGGGCTTCGTCGGCAGCATCGCCGACCACGTCACCGTGCTGCACCAGGGCAGCGTGCTGGCCGAAGGCTCGCTGGAAGAGGTGCAGGGCAACGAGCGGGTGATCGAGGTGTACCTCGGTCGTTGA
- the urtE gene encoding urea ABC transporter ATP-binding subunit UrtE has product MLQVDKLHQYYGGSHILRGLSFDVKIGEVTCLLGRNGVGKTTLLKCLMGLIPSKEGQVAWEGKAITAYKPHQRVHAGIAYVPQGREILPRLSVEENLLMGLSRFGAKEAKSVPAFIYELFPVLEQMKARRGGDLSGGQQQQLAIGRALASQPRLLILDEPTEGIQPSVIKEIGAVIKKLAERGDMAILLVEQFYDFAAELADQYLVMARGEIVQQGRGADMEAEGVRGLVAI; this is encoded by the coding sequence ATGCTGCAAGTCGACAAACTCCACCAGTACTACGGCGGCAGCCACATCCTCCGCGGCCTGTCGTTCGACGTGAAGATCGGCGAAGTCACCTGCCTGCTCGGGCGCAACGGCGTGGGCAAGACCACCCTGCTGAAATGCCTGATGGGCCTGATCCCGAGCAAGGAAGGCCAGGTCGCCTGGGAAGGCAAGGCCATCACCGCCTACAAGCCGCACCAGCGCGTGCACGCCGGCATCGCCTACGTGCCGCAGGGTCGCGAGATCCTTCCGCGCCTGAGCGTCGAGGAAAACCTGCTGATGGGCCTGTCGCGCTTCGGCGCCAAGGAGGCCAAGAGCGTGCCGGCGTTCATCTACGAGCTGTTCCCGGTGCTGGAGCAGATGAAGGCGCGGCGTGGCGGCGACCTCTCCGGCGGCCAGCAGCAACAGCTGGCGATCGGCCGCGCGCTGGCCAGCCAGCCGCGCCTGCTGATCCTCGACGAGCCCACCGAAGGCATCCAGCCCTCGGTGATCAAGGAGATCGGCGCGGTGATCAAGAAGCTCGCCGAGCGCGGCGACATGGCCATCCTGCTGGTCGAGCAGTTCTACGACTTCGCCGCCGAGCTGGCCGACCAGTACCTGGTGATGGCGCGCGGCGAAATCGTCCAGCAGGGCCGTGGTGCGGACATGGAGGCCGAGGGCGTGCGCGGGCTGGTGGCGATTTAG
- the urtC gene encoding urea ABC transporter permease subunit UrtC has protein sequence MTMPLNQTLLARASTKLGPQLSLAVGALVLAVLIALPLLHLLSADHTLHISAYTLTLVGKILCYAIVALALDLVWGYAGLLSLGHGLFFALGGYAMGMYLMRQSAGDGLPAFMSFLAWTELPWYWYGTSSFLWCLALVVLAPGLLALVFGFFAFRSRIKGVYFSIMTQALTFAGMLLFFRNETGFGGNNGFTNFRSILGFEITAPGTRAALFLCTVALLVGSLLLGWRLARSKFGRVLTALRDAENRLMFCGYDPRGYKLFIWVLSAVLCGLAGALYVPQVGIINPSEMSPTNSIEAAVWVALGGRGTLIGPLLGAGLVNGMKSWFTVAFPEYWLFALGALFIVVTLFLPKGVIGLLKRGSPQ, from the coding sequence ATGACCATGCCCCTCAATCAAACGTTGCTGGCCCGCGCCAGCACCAAACTCGGCCCGCAGCTGAGCCTGGCCGTCGGCGCGCTGGTGCTCGCCGTGCTCATCGCCCTGCCGCTGCTGCACCTGCTGTCGGCGGACCACACGCTGCACATCTCTGCCTACACCCTGACCCTGGTCGGCAAGATCCTCTGCTACGCCATAGTCGCGTTGGCGCTGGACCTGGTCTGGGGCTACGCCGGGCTGCTGTCGCTCGGCCACGGGCTGTTCTTCGCCCTCGGCGGCTACGCCATGGGCATGTACCTGATGCGCCAGTCGGCCGGCGACGGTTTGCCCGCGTTCATGAGCTTCCTCGCCTGGACCGAGCTGCCCTGGTACTGGTACGGCACCTCGAGCTTCCTCTGGTGCCTGGCCCTGGTGGTGCTGGCGCCGGGACTGCTGGCCCTGGTGTTCGGCTTCTTCGCCTTCCGCTCGCGGATCAAGGGCGTGTACTTCTCGATCATGACCCAGGCGCTGACCTTCGCCGGCATGCTGCTGTTCTTCCGCAACGAGACCGGCTTCGGCGGCAACAACGGCTTCACCAACTTCCGCAGCATCCTCGGCTTCGAGATCACCGCGCCGGGCACCCGCGCCGCGCTGTTCCTGTGCACCGTGGCGCTGCTGGTCGGCAGCCTGCTGCTCGGCTGGCGACTGGCGCGCAGCAAGTTCGGCCGCGTGCTCACCGCGCTGCGCGACGCCGAGAACCGCCTGATGTTCTGCGGCTACGACCCACGCGGCTACAAGCTGTTTATCTGGGTATTGAGTGCCGTGTTGTGCGGTCTGGCCGGCGCGCTGTACGTGCCGCAGGTGGGCATCATCAACCCCAGCGAGATGTCGCCGACCAACTCCATCGAGGCCGCCGTGTGGGTCGCCCTCGGCGGGCGCGGCACGCTGATCGGCCCGCTGCTCGGCGCCGGCCTGGTCAACGGCATGAAGAGCTGGTTCACCGTGGCCTTCCCCGAGTACTGGCTGTTCGCCCTCGGCGCGCTGTTCATCGTCGTCACCCTGTTCCTGCCCAAGGGCGTGATCGGCCTGCTCAAGAGGGGGAGTCCGCAATGA
- the urtB gene encoding urea ABC transporter permease subunit UrtB, translated as MPTALYPFLLSLALLCVPMTIQAGDASDFVAANPSQQAKLLESWAAAPEPARLPLLDTLQQGRLAADRAKAAFIEDAGHYRAAEGEAQPSGTPKQLRLNNRLRGLLATVLASHQLLADDPAVRLSAAQQLQKSAKPAQLALLNAHVASETDEAVRDALSLALANLRLVDPDPAVRLNAVRLLGATGDPLARTRLESLLADDAEADATVRTAAETSLAQVKRRLLMGELLGQAFSGMSLGSILLLAALGLAITFGLLGVINMAHGEMLMLGAYATYLVQLGFQRLAPEYLALYPLAALPVAFFVTAAIGMALERTVIRHLYGRPLETLLATWGISLMLIQLVRVLFGAQNVEVANPGWLSGGVQVLPNLVLPYNRIVIIGFALFVVALTWLLLNKTRLGLNVRAVTQNRNMAACCGVPTGRVDMLAFGLGSGIAGLGGVALSQIGNVGPDLGQSYIIDSFLVVVLGGVGQLAGSVLAAFGLGITNKILEPQIGAVLGKILILALIILFIQKRPQGLFALKGRVID; from the coding sequence TACCCCTTTCTGTTGTCACTGGCACTGCTGTGCGTGCCGATGACCATCCAGGCCGGCGATGCCAGCGACTTCGTCGCCGCCAACCCGAGCCAGCAGGCCAAGCTGCTGGAAAGCTGGGCCGCCGCGCCCGAGCCGGCGCGCCTGCCGCTGCTCGACACACTGCAACAAGGCCGCCTGGCCGCCGACCGCGCCAAGGCCGCGTTCATCGAGGACGCCGGCCACTACCGCGCCGCCGAAGGCGAAGCTCAGCCCAGCGGCACGCCGAAGCAGCTGCGCCTGAACAACCGCCTGCGCGGCCTACTGGCCACCGTTTTGGCCAGCCATCAGTTGCTCGCCGACGACCCGGCCGTGCGCCTGAGCGCCGCCCAGCAATTGCAGAAGAGCGCCAAGCCCGCGCAGCTCGCCCTGCTCAATGCCCACGTCGCCAGCGAAACCGATGAGGCGGTGCGCGACGCGCTATCGCTAGCGCTGGCCAACCTGCGACTGGTCGATCCCGACCCGGCCGTCCGCCTGAATGCCGTGCGCCTGCTCGGCGCGACCGGCGACCCGCTGGCACGCACCCGCCTGGAAAGCCTGCTGGCCGACGACGCGGAAGCCGACGCCACGGTACGCACCGCCGCCGAGACTAGCCTGGCACAGGTCAAGCGCCGCCTGTTGATGGGCGAGCTGCTCGGCCAGGCGTTCAGCGGCATGAGCCTCGGTTCGATCCTGCTGCTCGCTGCCCTCGGCCTGGCGATCACCTTCGGCCTGCTCGGGGTGATCAACATGGCCCACGGCGAGATGCTGATGCTCGGCGCCTACGCCACCTACCTGGTGCAGCTGGGGTTCCAGCGCCTGGCCCCCGAGTACCTGGCGCTGTATCCGCTGGCCGCGCTGCCGGTGGCGTTCTTCGTCACCGCGGCGATCGGCATGGCCCTGGAGCGCACGGTGATCCGCCACCTCTACGGTCGCCCGCTGGAAACCCTGCTGGCCACCTGGGGCATCAGCCTGATGCTGATCCAACTGGTGCGTGTGCTGTTCGGCGCGCAGAACGTCGAAGTGGCCAACCCCGGCTGGCTGTCCGGCGGCGTACAGGTGCTGCCCAATCTGGTGCTGCCCTACAACCGCATCGTGATCATCGGCTTCGCGCTGTTTGTCGTGGCCTTGACCTGGTTGTTGCTGAACAAGACCCGCCTCGGCCTCAACGTCCGCGCCGTCACCCAGAACCGCAACATGGCCGCCTGCTGCGGCGTGCCGACCGGGCGCGTGGACATGCTCGCCTTCGGCCTCGGCTCGGGCATCGCCGGGCTCGGCGGCGTGGCGCTGTCGCAGATCGGCAACGTCGGCCCGGACCTCGGCCAGAGCTACATCATCGACTCGTTCCTGGTGGTGGTGCTCGGCGGTGTCGGCCAACTGGCCGGCAGCGTGCTGGCGGCCTTCGGCTTAGGGATAACCAACAAGATCCTCGAACCGCAGATCGGCGCCGTGCTGGGCAAGATCCTCATCCTCGCGCTGATCATCCTGTTTATCCAGAAACGCCCGCAGGGCCTCTTCGCCTTGAAAGGCAGGGTGATTGACTGA
- a CDS encoding urease subunit gamma, whose protein sequence is MDLTPREKDKLLIFTAGLVAERRLARGLKLNYPEAMALISAALLEGARDGRTVAELMHVGTTLLTREQVMEGVPEMIPEIQIEATFPDGTKLVTVHQPIV, encoded by the coding sequence ATGGACTTGACGCCCAGAGAGAAAGACAAGCTGCTGATCTTCACCGCCGGCCTGGTCGCCGAGCGGCGCCTGGCCCGCGGCCTCAAGCTCAACTACCCGGAAGCCATGGCGCTGATTTCCGCGGCCCTGCTCGAAGGCGCGCGCGACGGCCGGACGGTCGCCGAGCTGATGCACGTCGGCACCACCCTGCTGACCCGCGAACAGGTGATGGAAGGCGTGCCGGAGATGATCCCGGAGATCCAGATCGAAGCCACCTTTCCCGACGGCACCAAGCTGGTGACCGTGCATCAACCGATTGTCTGA
- a CDS encoding urease accessory protein UreD — translation MNLPAALFTPSWHAELELAYARRDDCTRPVQRRHLGPLRVQKHLYPEGPQVCQHIIVHPPGGIAGGDRLAIAARVERDAWAQLTSPGAAKWYRAAGPAYQTLDLRVAGGATLEWLPQETIVYSAAQAELHTRIELEGDARLFYWDIAALGRPAAGERFASGHFQSRLDIRRDGQLLWHERQRIVGGDGLLDSPIGLAGQPVFATLLVSGEIHADLLERCRELVTPVRGDLTQLPGLLVARCLASEALHARAWLIALWRLLRPALLGREAVPPRIWNT, via the coding sequence ATGAACCTCCCCGCCGCCCTATTCACGCCGAGCTGGCACGCCGAACTGGAACTGGCCTATGCCCGGCGCGACGACTGCACCCGCCCGGTGCAGCGCCGCCACCTCGGCCCGTTAAGGGTGCAAAAGCACCTCTACCCCGAGGGACCGCAGGTCTGCCAGCACATCATCGTGCACCCGCCCGGCGGCATCGCCGGTGGCGACCGCCTGGCCATCGCCGCGCGTGTCGAACGTGACGCCTGGGCGCAGCTGACCAGCCCCGGCGCCGCCAAGTGGTACCGCGCCGCTGGCCCGGCCTATCAGACCCTCGACCTGCGCGTCGCCGGCGGCGCCACCCTGGAGTGGCTGCCGCAGGAAACCATCGTCTATTCCGCCGCCCAGGCCGAGCTGCACACCCGCATCGAGCTCGAAGGCGACGCCCGGCTGTTCTACTGGGATATCGCCGCCCTCGGCCGCCCGGCGGCCGGCGAGCGCTTCGCCAGCGGCCATTTTCAGTCCCGCCTGGACATCCGCCGCGACGGTCAGCTGCTCTGGCACGAACGCCAGCGCATCGTCGGCGGCGACGGTCTGCTCGACTCGCCGATCGGCCTCGCCGGTCAGCCGGTGTTCGCCACGCTGCTGGTCAGCGGCGAGATCCACGCCGATCTGCTCGAACGCTGCCGCGAACTGGTCACCCCGGTACGCGGCGATCTCACCCAGTTGCCCGGCCTGCTGGTTGCACGCTGCCTGGCCAGCGAAGCGCTGCACGCCCGCGCCTGGCTGATCGCGCTGTGGCGCCTGCTGCGCCCGGCGCTGCTCGGCCGCGAGGCCGTGCCGCCAAGAATCTGGAACACGTAG